DNA from Equus caballus isolate H_3958 breed thoroughbred chromosome 27, TB-T2T, whole genome shotgun sequence:
CTGAGGTCTAAAGTAGTCTTACTAGAGGTCAGGTTACTAAGGATAATAAAACTCTCCAAGACAACCCATTTGCTAACCAACAGGGGGAAACTATCTGTTTCCTGGTGCCCTCTTGTGATAAAGCAGCAGGTCTACAGTGCGTTATAAAGCTTTAAGATGAAAGTATCTGAAAGAGATCTTCATCCACCTTCATTATTGGTCCGATTGCACACTAGGAATTAACCACCAAAGTAATAAGTGGTGGTACTTGAAGGTGGGCTGTGGAATTAGAAGtatttcctccccaccccctaaattgtctaaaataaaatgatactacttttaaaagtaaaaacatcaAAAACACCACCACAGTTAATTAGTAAAGAATTAGTAAATTAGTAATTTACTGGTAACTTATTAGTAATTCACAATTTACTAAGAACTAATAGTAAGTTAATAAGAAGATAGGGTTTACAGGAGGTTCTCGGATGAAGGCCGTTGGTGATGTCACGTGCGTGCCCATCAATAAACAGCAATCGTTCCTAAAGCCGTTTTCCCCACAGCGTGGAGACCCCAGGAGAAGCTGACAGTGCACCGGGGAGAACCCAGGTGTAAATGGACGTGTGTGTATATGCTGGCGGCTTTACAATATGAATATGGATTCCCGGATGCTCctcccttcaaaaggtggagCCTAATCCCCTGCCCTGGAGTGTGCAGTGGACTTAGTGCCTCGCttctaacaaataaaatgaagtgGAAGTGACGGTGTGCAACTTTACAGACTGGGTCTTTCCTCACTTGGAAGGAAGCTGAAGGCAGCCAGCTGCCATGGCCCAAGGATGctcagcagccctgtggagaggctcACGCGCTACAGAGCCGAGGCCTCCCGCCAACAGCCGTGGGGGCGGCCATCTTGGAAGGGGGTCCTCTGCGTCCGCTCAGCTCCAGAGGACTGCAGGTTTGCTGCTGCTGGAGTGAAACCTCACGAGGGGCGCTGGGCCAGAACCCCAAGCTGAGCCACTCCTAGGTTTGACCTGCAGAAACGACGCTGAGAGACTAAATGTGTGCTGTTGTGAGCTGCTGTATTTTGGGGTAATTTCCTACACAGCACAGATGGCTACTACAGTGTGTGTTTATGGATGAAGTGAAGAAGAGAACAGTGTGAAATACCCTTTCTAGACCTGAGCTATTCACCTGGTGAAAATTCATCCTGTTGACCCAAGAGCTAGCGCCAAACTGCAGTAAGCCACTGTGATAAAGtggtttctttcttctccctgcccAACTGCTACATTTTATGTCACAAGCATGTCACGGTCTGTCCTACCATTTAGCACAACTGCCTAGAATATCTGTGAGGAAACCTGAGAGCCGTTTCAGTGAGATAGAGACTATGACCAGGAGAACACTGGTAGCCTGGCTCTGGAGAAGCCCAGAAGAGTGAAGTTTCCAATAAATTGTCTGGCCTTTGGTTCTTTGTCCTGAAGGGTCAGAAACTGCATTTTATCAGAAGTTTCAGAATTCATAGACTAAATTGACAGACGTGGGGGCAGAAGTACACAAACTAAATTTCCATGAGACTGATGCATAAATCAGAAAGCTTCTCTAAACATACCATGTGTGGAATGGAGTTCTGGTGCTTTCCTCCAGAGTTCCGCTTCCTGAAGGACAGCTTGGAGGCCATAGTAGCAATCAGAAGGTGGTTCAGTGAAGCTTGCAATTAGAGCCCAAAGTGGCAAGTCTCGAGGTCTGTTCTTCCTGAGCCACAGCAAGTCTTGATAAACTGATATTACTTGAAGTAGAGGACGCTTCTGGTCACTGAAGTGCTCACATCTCTCGGATTCAGCAGCCCCCCTCTGTGGCTAACACTGTATATACACGGTCACAGCTTGTTTCTCCAAACCCTTGGtaaatttctgttcatattttctttcctcaaatgAGTTGAGATCACCTATCTGGGAAACACTCAGGCTCACCTCACCACATGTTGATCGAATTAGTTTTACCCCTGGGGGTGTCTTATTACCATGTCCTTGGGAGGAATCTCACTGTTGTCTTCACACCACCTGTACAGGTCCCATCAGGGGACATTTATTAGCATATCAGAGCTTGTCAAGAGATAATATTTTAGAACTAGCATAGCATTTCAAAGGCAGTTTTGTAATTTCTGATGTCTTATCTAGAAAATTTCCAAGATCAACAAAAGCCTAAGTTGATCATTAGGggttgaaaaatgaataaatagcagTTATCAAAAATAGggcatttggggccagccccatggccgagtggttaagttcatgcgctctgcttccatggcccagggtttcaccggttcagaccccaggagtggacatggcactgcttatcaagccatgctgagggggcatctcgcatagcacaaccagaaggacctacaactagaatatacaactatgtactggagggctttggggagagaaagaagaaaaaaaaaaatagggcgTTTATGTGATGTTCTCCTTTCTCAACCCACTATATGTAGTAGTTCAGCTTGCCAACTTGAGTCATGAGTATTCTTACCACAATCAAGTCACTCAAATTTGGAACAAAGACCGATGTGTTTCGGAAATTCAAAAGTAGTTTTTACTATTCacagttaaaaattaaatttcaaggggctggccccgtggccgagtggttaagttggcgcgctccactgcaggcagcccagtgtttcgttggttcgaatcctgggccagGACagtgcactgctcatcaaaccacactgaggcagtgtcccacatgccacaactagaaggacccacaatgaagaatatacaactatgtactggggggctttggggagaaaaaggaaaaaaataaaatctttaaaaaaaaaaattaaatttcaagagAAAGTATTTTAGTATTTAATGTCTTAGTATTAATCAACATTGATTAATTCACAAGTTGAAAAGTATGCTCCATTAAATGTATGCACTTGAATTACTTAAAAAACTTGGAATTACAATAAAATCCTCAATATTTTGCCCATTATATAATTAAATAGAATTATAACAATAATTAGTGATTAGTAATATACCAAAATAACttcataaatttataaatacatcaAAATCTCTTTTAGTTTCATTGTCCTCAGAAACCCAGAAATACCACTCAATGGTCATTTACTTGTCATTTTCATCAGACATCACTCTTTTTGACTTTGTAGTTTCCTGAACACGTCTTTctctgattatttttgttttacgaaaaagaaaaaaatttttttttcttggaaacaaAATGAAGCCTAAATTAATTCAATAGCTGTTGAAATTTCTCCTGAAATTTTAAACAGCTACAAatccacaaaaggaaaagataaacacaTTAGCTTTAATATAGCTAgtacacaataaaaattaaaagagctATTTTGGGGAAGTTAATACAAGTAGAAAAACTGATAAAGTATGTTCACTAAAAGTAGTGTCAtcaacatttttatttagtttagtATATGCTAGAATATAAATACACAACAATTTGCCCTTTCTTATCATAGGGAGTCTTTTTTCTAACTAAAATTTGTGgctaacattttaaataacaaaaggaaaataaaagaaatcagaaaattatcaggaaaggggagaggatataggaaaataatacattttatataaattatggaGGACAGTTACAATGAAAATCCATTACTTTCCTCTGGAACTCAATTTTACAAAATCAAGTCAACATGCATTATTCTGTCAACTGCTAGGAGTGCCGAAACACTGTGGCCCTTTCAAAAGACAGTGGTCAAAGACCAGTGTCATCTCGGCATCACATGTTGGTCTTAGTTCTTAGCTGGAGTGGAGCCTCCCTTCATAGTCTTCTTTAAGTGGTGGTAGTTTGGCAAGATTTTCATCAGGAAGTCCAGCTGGAGTGTCTGGGGCTAAAGAGTAAGACAATTAAGAAATGACTAGCAGAAAGCAAAGTTAAGAGTACCAGGTAGAAATGATTAGCAGGAGGTTGTGGAATTACAGGTGATTTTCACTGACTTATTTTAGctaaccttttttaaaaaaaaattttacaatgaACATATATGAAGTTTGGTAATAAGAAAAAgctaaattatatatatatatattttatatagaaaattatatatGATTCAGTTTTCAACCTTGTTTTTGTAGATTTCACCCTGGCTTCTGAAAAGTTACACAGTTCCAATTACAGCAGACAACAGAAGTAAGACACCCGGAGCGCACGGCTTTCCACGGCCTCACAGCACAGCTGCGATTCTCATCCCATCTTCGTTCGGCTGGGCCCATACTTCCCTCGTTGTGAAATTCCCTTGGGGTGCTCGTGAAGAATATGGATTTTGAGGCCCTTGTCCTAGACactctgattcagtaagtcttgGGAATCCTTTTTTTAATAAGGACCTCTATGTGATCCTTATGACCAgtgaaatttggaaaacagtgttGCATACCATTGTGTATGAAACTTCGGATATTCTTGCTCACTCAATTCTAATCTCCCTGCCCCAACTCCAGCTTCATTTCTCCCTCTTCAATCACTTTTGCTGTTTGCAGAAAGTTAGTGAAAAAATACTGgatttgttcttatttcctttttagtCTATAGAAGTAATACTTgcctataataataataatagcaaaagcCAAAcattacagaaatagaataacCCAGAAAGAACTGGAGTTTTAATTTCTGATAAAATATGGCTAAGAATCAGAGGCAAAGTGATAAAtgtcttgaaaaatattttctttgggggaggggaaggaggctggggaatTAGAGAAATATAGCTAGTGTGCCAAGCAATGAAGCTGGAACCTTCCATCAGAACGTCTTCTGTCCAAAGGAAGCCCCAAATGCCCTACCTTATTCATCTCCTACTCCAACATGAAACTCCAAACATGTACTCTTCCTTATTCTTGGTTATCAGGAGGGGATAATTTCTCCTAAGTCAGGAAAATATCCAAACACACTTGCATATTCACAAGTTGTGTTTATTTTCAAGCCAAATGATACTTTAGGAGTGACAATACAGTTTGTAAGATTGGTGATGCATCTTCAGCGAAAACGCCTAAGACCAGGAATAACAGCTCCGGATTTTCTTTTCCCAGAATCAATCTGTCATTGTCCTGTTTGTACATATCTTTGATATTAACTTAAAGACTAAATAATTCCACTGCAAATAAATTCTAGTTTTAGGGATGTTTCtctgatgttttattttaatcatttgctttttaaatagcAAACTTGCTGCCCCATTAAAACAATTATGTGGTATTTTGGGAATATAAGCAGCCctagaaagaatttttttaaagagaggtTCTAAGCACGTACCTGTGGTCGCTCAGTCTGCACCCGACGAAGGCAGTCTGCACCATAGATCACTGTGTTCTCAGGGATGACTTCAAACGTATTCAGGTTGCAACAAGCCCCGATGATGCAGCCGCTTGTCAATATCACATTTCTGCCTACATATGCTGCAGTAAAAACATAGAAAGAACTGCAATTTAAGACATCAAATGATTAGAACACTTTTTTCCTAAGATGATATAAGTATAAAAATGCAAACTagccttaagaaaaaaattaaagaaagtacTTCAGAGTTTCtgcagtcatgcgccacataaccatgttctggtcaatgacagaccacatatgtaagggtggtcccataagattaatagctgtagcctaggtgtgtagtaggctacaccatctaggtttgtgtaagtacactctgatgtttgcacaacaatgaaatctcCTAACAATGAATTTCTCTGAACGCATCcctatcattagtcattaagtgACACAAGAGTACAACACAGAGGCAGGCACCAGACTAGTATCAGATGGATTCAAAACAGAGCTCTGCTGCTGGCCGgtggtgtggccttgggcaagtcactgtaAATTCCCCAAGAAAGTTTCTCTCTAACATGGAGAGACTGTCCTACTTCACAGTTTGCTGTCAGGAAGAAATGAGACAGTAAATGTGAAGTGCTGGGCACAGGTTTGATGCATAGTAAATATATAATGAATAGAAAATGATGAGGacagtgatgataataataataattggtaatcccaatgaaaataaaagccattAAGTAGATTAACAAAaagtttgattttattatttaaaaaaagaagcattttcttTCATGTCAATCAAGAAAGATAAACCacacaccttaaatttacataatgttataagctaatatgacctcaataaaataattttttacaaaaagaTAAACCATTATTCTAAAGAAGCCTCATGGCTCAGGTTCTTTCTGGACCTTAGTGGGACGAGCTCTTGGAGCTGCCTCCCGGCCATGGAGGTGACTTTACATGGCCCTCTGCCTAGCCCCACTTATCATCACTAGCCGCCATTTGTTTCTGATTAGCTAGCGTAAGTAGTCCTGAAATTAAGGAAAGCAAACTGCTAGGGAGACTGAtccattttctttaattctaCAAGAACATTAATCAACTAAATTATCATTGACACTAGTAcgtagaaatatttttcaaatctttcacCTGAACTTTAGGTTTAATTCAATTCTGATTTAAATGCACAcagctgaaattttaatttaatgtattaAAACACCTTACTAAGTTAGGTtccttaaaagcaaagaattagTCCCACAGCTATTTTAGTCCCCTTCCAACCACACCTTTCTTCCCAGCAGCCCACTCTGCCGTAGCTTGTCCTTAGGTTGTTTTCCAGGACACCACAAAGAGAAAGGAGGCAATCACTTTTCACAATAAAATTCCCAACATAGCTTACCTTTTGATTCAATAACATTATTATCTCCCATTTTCATGGCTTGGGAATCTGTAAGCCGGAGTTAAGTAAACATTGTAAATatgttcacctttttttttttgtctactaACTTACTCTGTCCTTATCCTGCACTGGGGCGGTGGATGGGGCATGGGAAAGGCCACGCAAGCTTGGCGTGGCCAGAACCCCTTGCTCATGGCAGTCGGAAAGTAAAGTTTGAATCTTTACATATAAATATCTCCAAGTATAAATAAATGGCTTCTacgtttttttaaagaaatgaatatcTGATACCCCAGTTCTACAGTAATATATTTTCACAactgttttaagaaaattaaaactacctATCACCCAATCATTTAAAGATAACACTATTTATTAATGGTTTGCGATctctttatataaatacatataattccCTTTACATAACTGGGAATCAGACTGTATGAACTTTTGCAGCTCACTTTATTTGGTTCACTTAAGTTGGCAAACATTATTCCATAccattaaaatctttaaaaacatatatatatatatattttttttttggtgaggaagatttgccctgagctaacacctgtgccaatcttcctccattttttgtatgtgggatgctgccatagcatggcttgatgagtggtgtgtaggtccatgcccaggatccaaacacgcaaaccccaggctaccaaagtggagtgtgcaaacttaacccctacaccaccggGTTGGTCccctttaaaaacataattttaattgaCTGCTTAATGGTCCTAATGGTCTTTTTTATGCTTgtagtttaatttatttaaatattttgctatcattagacatttacattttttctttcaagtattttctgttataaaataatgttttgcTGACACCATGAAAAGCTTTTACTGTCTTTTTAGAGTATAAAACCAAGCAAAAGAACTGGTGGCACTctatgggaaaaaaaacaaagaatgagatATTTTCACTCCCATCCACCATTCATTGCATCAGACAATATACTGTCAACTTAGAACTATACAGGAATCAAATGGACAGAACTGTGGTTCTTAAGTCAGGATAGAAGCCAGGATTACTGTTTCTGGGTCTACTGCCACTCAGTCATTGCTACCTGTCAATGAGTTGTAGCAACAGGAGCAAGATGGTACCtaaagatatgtgtgtgtgtacacatgtgtgcacacgcatgcacagGGGCACCTGAGAAACGCACACTTCCCTTACTCGGTTATCCAACGGAAGAGAAGTATAATTTTTTTGATGGACTGCAAAtaagtcttttcaaagaactgggGATGGCCTACTCCtaaaatgtaatttatatacttatattttatataatataattgaTAGGTAAATCATGACAACTTCTATGGAGGAGACCTGGATAGTAAAAGATAGCTGGGAATGATTATCGTAAATTATTGAAAAGGATACAACAGCCAACTTCAAACACATTATTGGTGCCAATGATCATAGGTTTGGGGTCTGGATCTTCAGTGTCAGGGGTGATGTTATCAGGATGACtataaaaggaagagataaatCATCAAAAAGTCAATAATGCAATAAACAATCCTCCTGTTTTAAAATCTGAGCTCATTCTTTCAATTTTACTTCCATCAAgcttaaaatatataactatgagAAAACTGGAGGAGGAGAACAGagtggagcaaaatggcagggtgagctgacccgggattctctcccctccaaaatacaacaaaagattggaagaactgaatttcagagaataaacataatgccagctccttagagacctacaataccaagaaggcggagatcataaacctagctttacacctttggaggtgctggaacggtaggagagaacatcgctccgtcccctagagtctgcgattgcTGCTGCgcgtcgggaaggagcgggggaggggccgcgcgactgggggatcatccaggactcctgccgctgattcagtggagacccgctgacgggggggggggggggggcaaagcTTCTGTCGgtggggaccctataaatcaagggccttgggagaccagagaacagaactgatctgaacccagaccggcacgtgtgagtaacagcccctccgcccagcaaagccagtgggcgcagccatcttgccccaaggcagagagctaacacgccgctctcgacccccatctagtggcgacaggctgtaactgcaactgaattctaccaccatgagaaaaaaccgctcctctaccatccagcaatttataaaagccccagaccagaaggaaaacaataaaaacacagaattaagtcctgaggacttggaattaggtaaactaagtgataatgaattcagagcagctataatcaaaaaactcaatgaggtagaaagaaagacagagaaacaagccgagttctggagttacttcacaaaagagattgaaatcataaagaagaatcaaacagaattacttgagatgaaaaacacaatggaccagataaaacagaatatggattccctgaatgcccgtgtagacaacatagaggagcaaattagcataatcgaagatagacaggctgaatggcgccagaggaagaaagagaactaagaatttaaaaaaatgaggaaaatctccaagagataatggattcaatgaggagtaagaacataaggatcacaggaattcccgagaatatggaaaaggaaaatggagcagaaagtgtgcttaacgaaattattgaagagaatgtcccaaatctagggatcaacggagaaatgtgtgtagaggagggttttagatctcctagatttgtcaatgtaaaaagagctaccccacGGCACATAggagtaaagttggcaaaaaggaaagataaggaaagaatactcagggaagtaagaaaaaaaaagagaataacctataaaggagcctcTATCAGACTGtccggatttctctacagaaaccctacaagctaggagagaatggagtgacatattcaaagctttaaaggataaaaatcttcagcctagaatactctatccagcaagaatttccttcagatatgagggagaaattaaatcttttccagacaaacaaaagttaagggaatttgtaactaaaagccctccattacaagaaatcctcaagaaggctctcatacctgaaaaaagaaaaaaggggagaaaggggacacaatccacagactagggagaccgatggatagaaccagaacaggatagcaaatattcaattatagcattagggtaaaggtaaggaaactaccaaaacaaggacgatcttagcactctaactaccaattaataagacgagttggaataaaaaatgaaaataattatttaggaggggaagagcaaagggtctaaatcagtattagtcaagtaagtaagagaccaccagagaatagactatattacacacaagattctaaatacaaacttcaaggtagacactaaaataaagtacagaacagagtcacaaatcataaataaggaaaaatctaagaaacccagcataagaaaatgcagtattaaatgggtagtctaaagcaaacaggaaaagaaacgcaggaaaacaagataatgagcgacagattaacagcactaagtccacatgcatcaataatcactctcaatgtgaacggattgaactctccaataaaaagacacagagtggcaaaatggattaaagaacacgatccaacaatttgttgcctccaggaaacacacctcagccccaaggacaaacacagactcagggtgaaggggtggaggacaatacttcaagcaaatagcaaggaaaaaaaggcaggtgttgcaattctcatatcagaccaagtggatttcaaaataagacaggtaaagagagacacagagggacaatatataatgatcaaagggacacttcatcaagaagaaataacgcttataaatatctatgcacccaacacaggagcaccaagattcataaagcaactattaacagacctaaaggaagatgttaaaaacaacacaataatagtaggggacctcaacaccccactcacatcaatggacagatcatccagacagaaaatcaacaaggaaatagtggagctaaatgaaaaactaaaacagttggacttaatagacatatatagatcacttcaccctgaaagagctgaatacacattcttctcaagtgcacatggaacattctctaggatagaccatatgttgggaaacaaggcaagcctctacaaatttaaaaaaattgaaacaataacaagcatcttctcagatcatagtgctataaggctagaaattaattacaagaaaaaagctgagaaaggcacaaagatgtggagactaaacaacacactactgaacaagcaatggatcattgaagaaattaaagaagaaataaaaaaatacctggaaacaaatgaaaatgacagcatgccataccaactcatatgggatacagcaaaagctgtattaagaggaaaattcatcgcaatacaggcacatcttaacaaacaagaaaaatcccaaataagcaaccttaaagcacacctaactgaactagagaaaaaagaagaaatgaagcccaaagtcagcagaaggagagaaataataaaaatcagagcagaaataaatactattgaaatgaaaaaggcagtagaaaggatcaatgagacaaagagctggtttgagaagataaataaaattgacaaaccactagccagacttacaaagaaaaaaagggagaaagctcaaataaacataatcagaaatgagtgaggagaaataacaacagactctgcagaaatacaacagattataagagaatactacaaaaaactatatgccaacagaatggatgacctagaggaaatggataaattcttggactcctacaatctcccaaagctcactcaagaagaggcagacaatttgaacagaccaatcacaaggaaagagattgaaacagcaatcaaaaacatccccaagaataaaaccccaggaccagatggctttcctggggaattctaccaaactttcagagaggatttaatacctatccttttcaagctattccaaaaaattagggaagatggaacacttcctaacacattctgtgaggccaacatcacgctgataccaaaacctgacaaggacaccatgaaaaaagagaactacaggccaatatcactgatgaacatagatgcaaaaattctaaacaaaattttggcaaccagaattcagcaattcatcaaaagaatcatacatcatgatcaggtgggattcataccagggacacagggatggttcaacatcttcaaatcaatcaacgtgatacaccacatcaacaaactgaggaataaaaaccacatgatcatctcaatagatgcagagaaggcatttgacaagatccaacagccatttatgataaaaactctgaacaaaatgggcatagaaggaaactacctcaacataataaaggccatatatgacaaacccatagccaacatcatactcaatgggcaaaaactgaacgccatccccctgaaaacaggaacgagacaaggatgtcctctatcaccactcttatttaacatagtactggaggtcctggccagagcaatcaggcaagaaaaaggaataaaaggaatccaaacagggagggaagaagtgaaactctcactgtttgcagacgacatgatcttaaatatagaaaaccccaaagaatccattggaaaactgttagaagtaatcaacaactacagcaaagttgcagggtataaaatcaatttgcataaatcagtagcatttctatactccagtaatgaaccaacagaaaaagaactcaagaatacaatac
Protein-coding regions in this window:
- the DCTN6 gene encoding dynactin subunit 6 isoform X1, which codes for MRPTRVEDPPRSRADPPPRPPSSPAHPGSACCQSGQALQSLAEIIALPRRLCRSPLQLETGAKPWRRRLKRGPRTVIHPKARIIAEAGPIVIGEGNLIEEQALIINAHPDNITPDTEDPDPKPMIIGTNNVFEVGCYSQAMKMGDNNVIESKAYVGRNVILTSGCIIGACCNLNTFEVIPENTVIYGADCLRRVQTERPQPQTLQLDFLMKILPNYHHLKKTMKGGSTPAKN
- the DCTN6 gene encoding dynactin subunit 6 yields the protein MAEKTQKSVKIAPGAVVCVESEIRGDVTIGPRTVIHPKARIIAEAGPIVIGEGNLIEEQALIINAHPDNITPDTEDPDPKPMIIGTNNVFEVGCYSQAMKMGDNNVIESKAYVGRNVILTSGCIIGACCNLNTFEVIPENTVIYGADCLRRVQTERPQPQTLQLDFLMKILPNYHHLKKTMKGGSTPAKN